One window from the genome of Streptomyces sp. NBC_00287 encodes:
- the purD gene encoding phosphoribosylamine--glycine ligase has translation MKVLVIGTGAREHALCRSLSLDPDVTALHCAPGNAGIAEVAELHQVDALDGAAVSALATRLGADLVVVGPEAPLVAGVADAVREAGIPVFGPSGEAAQLEGSKAFAKEVMAGAGVPTARSYVCTTPEEVDEALDAFGAPYVVKDDGLAAGKGVVVTADLEAARAHANACERVVIEEFLDGPEVSLFAITDGETVLPLQPAQDFKRALDGDEGPNTGGMGAYSPLPWADPKLVDEVMETVLQPTVDEMHRRGTPFSGLLYAGLAITSRGVRVIEFNARFGDPETQVVLARLKTPLAGVLLAAAKGDLADLPPLRWSSDAAVTVVVASHNYPGTPRTGDPITGLDEVAAQDAPHAYVLHAGTKADGDAVVSAGGRVLSVTATGEDLAEARERAYRAVARIRLDGSQHRTDIAAKAAAE, from the coding sequence GTGAAGGTCCTCGTCATCGGTACCGGCGCCCGCGAACACGCCCTGTGCCGCTCCCTGTCCCTCGACCCCGACGTCACCGCGCTGCACTGCGCCCCCGGCAACGCCGGTATCGCCGAGGTGGCCGAGCTGCACCAGGTCGACGCCCTCGACGGCGCCGCCGTGTCCGCGCTGGCCACTCGGCTCGGCGCCGACCTGGTCGTCGTAGGGCCGGAGGCGCCCCTCGTCGCGGGGGTCGCCGACGCCGTGCGCGAGGCGGGGATCCCGGTCTTCGGCCCCTCCGGGGAGGCCGCGCAGCTCGAGGGCTCCAAGGCCTTCGCCAAGGAGGTCATGGCGGGAGCCGGGGTCCCGACGGCACGGTCGTACGTCTGCACGACGCCCGAGGAGGTCGACGAGGCACTCGATGCCTTCGGGGCCCCCTACGTCGTCAAGGACGACGGTCTCGCCGCCGGCAAGGGCGTCGTCGTGACCGCCGACCTGGAGGCCGCGAGGGCGCACGCCAACGCCTGTGAGCGGGTCGTCATCGAGGAGTTCCTCGACGGCCCCGAGGTCTCCCTCTTCGCCATCACCGACGGTGAGACGGTCCTGCCCCTGCAGCCCGCCCAGGACTTCAAGCGGGCCCTCGACGGGGACGAGGGGCCGAACACCGGCGGCATGGGCGCGTACTCCCCGCTGCCCTGGGCCGACCCCAAGCTGGTGGACGAGGTCATGGAGACCGTCCTGCAGCCCACCGTCGACGAGATGCACCGCCGCGGCACCCCGTTCTCCGGACTGCTGTACGCCGGTCTCGCCATCACCTCCCGGGGTGTACGCGTGATCGAGTTCAACGCACGTTTCGGTGACCCCGAGACCCAGGTGGTCCTCGCCCGTCTGAAGACGCCGCTCGCCGGTGTCCTGCTGGCCGCGGCCAAGGGCGACCTCGCCGACCTGCCGCCGCTGCGCTGGAGCTCCGACGCCGCGGTCACCGTGGTCGTGGCCTCGCACAACTACCCCGGCACCCCGCGCACCGGCGACCCGATCACCGGCCTCGACGAGGTCGCCGCCCAGGACGCCCCGCACGCGTACGTCCTGCACGCCGGGACCAAGGCCGACGGTGACGCCGTGGTCAGCGCCGGCGGCCGCGTCCTGTCGGTCACGGCGACCGGCGAGGACCTGGCCGAGGCCCGCGAGCGCGCGTACCGGGCGGTCGCGCGCATCCGCCTCGACGGCTCCCAGCACCGTACGGACATCGCGGCTAAGGCCGCCGCCGAGTAA